CACCGAACGCTTCCAATCGGCCAACTGGCTGGTCAAGTCGCTGCACCAGCGCGCCACCACCATTCTGAAGGTGGCCAGCGAGATCATCCGGCAGCAGGACGCCTTCTTCATCCACGGCGTCTCGCACCTGAAGCCGCTGATCCTGCGCGACATCGCCGAGGCCATCGGCATGCACGAGAGCACGGTCAGCCGCGTCACAACCAACAAGTTCATGGCGACGCCGCGCGGCGTGTTCGAGCTGAAGTATTTCTTCACCTCCGCCATCCAGGGGGCGGACGGGCAGGCGGCCCACTCGGCGGAGGCCGTGCGCTACCGCATCAAGGCGATGATCGACGCCGAGAAGCCCGAAGACGTGCTGTCGGACGATAAAATCGTCGAAATCCTTCGTGGGGAAGGGATCGACATTGCGCGCCGGACGGTCGCGAAGTATCGTGAAGCGATGCGCATTCCGTCATCGGTGCAGCGACGCCGTGCCAAGATGTCACGCATGTAACCGGGCCGGGAGGGGGCCGTCCTTGATTGACAGCCCATACCGCCGTCACTATGGTCCCCGTCCGCACGTGGCGGCCTTCCGTCGTCCTATGTCTATCGCGGACCAGATTGGAAACATCCCAAAATGCAACTGACCGTCAAAGGCAAGCAGCTTGACGTTGGCGACGCTCTGCGCAGCCACGTCGCGGACAGCCTGAACGCCATCGTCGGCAAGTATTTCAACAAGCCGATCGAGGCCAACGTCGTCCTGACGCGCGAAGCGCATCTGTTCAAGGCCGACATTCAGGTCCATGTCGGTCGTGGGATCGTCCTGCAGAGCGCGTCCGAGGCCACCGAGCCGTACCCCGCCTTCGACACCGCGTGCGAAAAGCTGGCCAAGCGCCTGCGCCGCTACAAGCGCCGCCTGCGCGACCACCACAGCGTCGAAGCCCCGGCGCAGGAAGCCTTCCCGGCCCGCTACCAGATCCTGGAAGCGGAGAAGGACGAGGCCCATGTGGAGAGCGAAGAGGCCGCCGCCGAGGAGGCGCAGCCCATGGTGATCGCCGAAATGGAAACCACCATCGCGACCCTGGCGGTCAGCGAGGCGGTGATGCGCATGGAACTCGCCGATGCTCCGGCCCTGATGTTCCGCAACGGCGCCCATGGCCGCCTGAACCTGGTCTACCGCCGCGCCGATGGCAACATCGGTTGGGTGGACCCGGCGGAGAAGGCCGGCGCCTGAGTCCGGTCTCTGTTCCAACCACACCCATAGCGTCATGCTCGATCTCATCACGCCGCACGCCATTCTCCCGAACCTGAAGGCCGGCAGCAAAAAGCAGGCCCTGCAGGACTTGGCGCGCAAGGCGTCCGAGCTGACCGGCCAGCACGAACGGGCGATCTTCGACGTCCTCCTGGAGCGCGAGCGGTTGGGCACCACCGGCGTGGGTCATGGCATCGCCATCCCGCACGGCAAGCTGCCCAACCTCGACCGCGTCCATGGCGTCTTCGCCCGGCTGGAGCGGCCCATCGACTTCGATGCGATCGATGAGCAACCGGTTGACCTGATTTTCCTGCTGTTGGCTCCGGATCATGCCGGCGCCGACCATCTGAAGGCGCTGGCCCGTGTGTCGCGCCTGCTTCGCGACCAGTCCATGTGCGAGAAGCTGCGCGGTTCGGACTCGGCGGACGCGATCTACGCGCTCCTGACCCAGCACGAGGCCAGCCACGCGGCGTAAGGCGCGTTTCCTTGCGAACACGAAAAAACGGGAGGGCCGGCGGCCTTCCCGTTTTTCGTTTTGCGGCATCCCGAAGCCTGCGGCATCCCGAGGCCATCGCGTCGTCAGGCAGGAGCAGGGGGCGTACGTTTGTACGTACGTCCCCCGATGCCCTGTACGTTCAGGCCCGCTCGGCCCAGCCCATGTAGTTCACGTCGAGATCGCGCGGGTTCAGGCGGAACTCGTCCGACAGCGGGTTGTAGGTGATGCCGGTCAGGTCGCGGATCGCCATCCCCTCGGCGCGCAGGGCGGCGGCGACCTCGCCGGGGCGCAGGAACTGGCGCCAGTTGTGGGTGCCGCGGGGCAGCCAGCGCAGGATGTACTCCGCCCCGACGATGGCCAGCGCGAAGGATTTCGGCGTGCGGTTCAGCGTCGCCAGGAACAGCGCGCCGCCCGGCGCCGTCAGCTCCGCGCAGGACTTCACGAACAGCGGCACGTCGGCGACATGCTCGATCACCTCCATCGCCAGCACGGCGTCGAAGCGCTCGCCGCTGGCGGCCAGGGCCTCGGCGGTGGTGGCGCGGTAGTCGACGGGGGTGCCGGTCTCCGCGGCGTGGGCGGCGGCGGTGCGGACGTTGCGCTCGGCCGCGTCCACCCCGACCACGGTGGCGCCCATGCGGGCGACCGGCTCCGACAGCAGGCCGCCGCCGCAGCCGATGTCGACGATGCGCAGTCCCTTCAGCGGCTCCGCCGCCAGCGGGTCGCGGCCCAGGCGGCGGCACAGCGTGTCGCGGATGTAGGCCAGCCGCAGCGGGTTCAGCCGGTGCAGGGGCCGGAACTTGCCGGTGGGGTCCCACCATTCCGCGGCGATGGCCGAAAAGCGGGCGATGTCCTGAGGGTCGACAGTGCCTGCGGTGCCTGCGGTTCCGGCGGTCGCGGTCATGAAAGAAATCCCGTATGCTTGGATTGCGAGAACAATTGCGGGGCGAACTTGCCTCGCTGTGAGCGACAGAGTATGGATACGCCGCCCCGCGCCGGCAACGGTAGAGCGGGGGCGCGGACTGCCGGCTTTTTTGCCGGCCCAGACATGGTGTGA
This genomic stretch from Azospirillum sp. TSH58 harbors:
- the hpf gene encoding ribosome hibernation-promoting factor, HPF/YfiA family, which codes for MQLTVKGKQLDVGDALRSHVADSLNAIVGKYFNKPIEANVVLTREAHLFKADIQVHVGRGIVLQSASEATEPYPAFDTACEKLAKRLRRYKRRLRDHHSVEAPAQEAFPARYQILEAEKDEAHVESEEAAAEEAQPMVIAEMETTIATLAVSEAVMRMELADAPALMFRNGAHGRLNLVYRRADGNIGWVDPAEKAGA
- the ubiG gene encoding bifunctional 2-polyprenyl-6-hydroxyphenol methylase/3-demethylubiquinol 3-O-methyltransferase UbiG encodes the protein MTATAGTAGTAGTVDPQDIARFSAIAAEWWDPTGKFRPLHRLNPLRLAYIRDTLCRRLGRDPLAAEPLKGLRIVDIGCGGGLLSEPVARMGATVVGVDAAERNVRTAAAHAAETGTPVDYRATTAEALAASGERFDAVLAMEVIEHVADVPLFVKSCAELTAPGGALFLATLNRTPKSFALAIVGAEYILRWLPRGTHNWRQFLRPGEVAAALRAEGMAIRDLTGITYNPLSDEFRLNPRDLDVNYMGWAERA
- the ptsN gene encoding PTS IIA-like nitrogen regulatory protein PtsN — translated: MLDLITPHAILPNLKAGSKKQALQDLARKASELTGQHERAIFDVLLERERLGTTGVGHGIAIPHGKLPNLDRVHGVFARLERPIDFDAIDEQPVDLIFLLLAPDHAGADHLKALARVSRLLRDQSMCEKLRGSDSADAIYALLTQHEASHAA